The sequence below is a genomic window from Bradyrhizobium septentrionale.
TTGTCGAACACTGCGCCATACGCGTGCACCAGCGCATATCCCAGCTCGCCGCCTTCGTGAATTGAACCCGGCGTTTCCGGCGCCGCGTGGCTCGGAATGCCTCCGGGGAAGGAGAACTGACGGAACAACTTTTGCAAGCCATCCAGGTCGCGCGTCACCTCCGGATAGATTTCCGTGTATGTGCCCTCCAGATAGGTATTGGCGACCATGCCGGGACCGCCATGCCCGGGACCGCAGACATAGATGACGTTGAGATCGGACGCTTGGATCGCACGATTGAGATGAGCGTAGATAAAGTTGAGCCCCGGTGTGGTGCCCCAATGACCAAGCAATCGCGGCTTGATGTGCTCGGGTTTAAGCGGCTCGCTCAGAAGTGGGTTTGCCAGCAGGTAGATCTGGCCAATGGAAAGGAAATTGGCGGCTCGCCAGTAACGGTCGAGCAACTCGAGATCTTTGACCTGCGCTCGCTCATTTGGACCCGTGACTGATTGCATGCCGCTCTCCCGAGGAAGGGGTCAGGAATGACCTCAAAATCTGCTAATCGGTTCCGAGTTAAGAGGCCAATGTGACGGGAATAGCTTGAGCCAGCTCAAAGATGCTGGCCAATGCTCGCCCGAGCCTCATTGTTCCCGGCAACGGTGGGCTATCACGCCTTCGCGAAGCCGCTCAGACGGCCGACGGCCGAAAGTGGAAAAGACAGGCCCCACGCTGCCCCTCCGGAAAGTTCCCGTCGTCTTCTGCTGCGGATTGACCCTGCTCAATGCGTCTGTTCGGGCAATCGCGGATGCTGCCAGTATTCTCATCCTCCTGACGAGCGTCACCATGGCCGATCAAGCGAAATTGCCCATTGTCGAACAAGCAGAGCCTCACCAAGACACTCCAACTGTCAGTCGCGCGGAGCAGCCCGCTGATCGCCACTGGTTCCTGGACAAATTGGAAGATGACGAAGTTCGCGAGGCCCTGAAAGGCAGCGCGGCACTCGCCCCTTGCCACACAGAAACAGGTTGGGGCGGTGCTTGAGCGAAACAGTGGATAGGAGGGGGCATATGACCGGTCCCCGGTCCGCTCGCTCCGGTTCGATGCCGAGCCCCGAGCATCACGTCGACAGAGCTGATGCGCTTCCAGGTCAACAACCCGAGAGCGCTGAAGTTGATTCTCGCGCGCCCGAGGCCTTGCGCAGGATACTGATGTCGCCAAGCTATCAGGAGGCGGATCAGGATGCCGATTTCATGCAGAGCGAGGCGACGCGCGGCGTCCGCCTTCAGCTCGATTTCCTCAAGACAGAAGCCCTGCTCCGGGAGCGACAGATAGCCCATACCATCGTCGTCTTTGGCAGCACGCGCGTTTGTGAGGCGCAAGCGGCCCAACGGACGGTCGAAGCGATAGCTGGACGGCTGTTGTCGAATCCCGAAGATGAAGGGCTGCGGCGTCGTCTACACGCGAAGCCGTGCGTAACGATGATCACGACACCGGGGCTTGGTGCGAGTTGGGCCAGCCGCAACAGTCATCTTATCCGGCAGCCGCGATACCGGCTCAGGCGCCGGCGTATGATTTCGGACATGTCGTCGCCTTGGGCTTCAATCACGGCCCGCAACGCGCCCCCGACGTCCTGATCGGCGCACTGAATAGAAGAGGAATGCTGCCGCAGTCATTCCAGCAGCCGACAGGTCTGATTATTCATGGTCAGCCCTATATGGCGGTGTTGGGGCCAGGGATGAGGGAAGTGACCCCCAACAATCCGTTCAGCGCGAACATTATTCTGATGCCCCAATTTATAGGCGGCTAAGTCGGCGGCGAGAGGCTAGGCGCGATTCTTCCACCTTACCACCTGCGGTACGCGCTTGATCCACATACCGCACGATGTTCTTCATGGGCCAGCGGCAGTCACGGTGTCGATCCACCGTTCGGGCAGATCGACAGCGCTGACAGGTTCGCTTTTAAGCCCGTCGCTCGGTGTCGAAGCGTCCGATTGGCTGGTCGATCACAGCCCGGCACCCACGATCCGGCGAGCGCGGGGTCGTGAGCGAGCCGACCCACGTCGTTCACGCGTCCTGGTACCCAACCAAGGTTCTGGTGCCGGCAAGCGACGCGCCAGCAGACCAAGCGCATTACCGAGTTCGCCGTCGCGAATGCGCACGACCGCTCAGTCGATCCTGGAGTGCCTGCCGATCGGCGACGAGGTTGTCGAGGTGAAGCGGCTCGTCATCAGGCCGCTGCCCTTCCGCCAATCGTCTCGCCAGCGTCCGTGTGCCGTCCACCACAAAGACGCCGCAATCACAATTGTTCTCCTGCCGGTTCATGCGCGCGGTCTCGAGGCGAGCGCCCAGCCTGACTGCGAGTTCTCTTGCCCGGTCAGCGTGAGAACGCTTCGGCAAGGAGTCGTAGTGATAGGCAACGATCCCTTCCGGCTCGCGGCGATCAACGAGCAGCAGCGTCCAATGCGTACCGTCGCTGCTACTGACACCGCCATTGTTCACTGGCACGAACAGGAAGTTGGCGGTATCGTTACCATGCTCGTCATTGACGATCGCCAGCAAGGTTTCCTGCACGACGTTCGCGTCATCGGTCAAGCGCAGCAGATGAGCTTCCGCGGGCCGCAGAAACCGGGTGTGGGCGGCCAGATCCGGATTGTCCCTCTGCAATTCCCGCTCCAGGAGTGTGTAATCCGCCGTGATATGCTCGTCACCCAGCCACTGCGTGCGGCGGAGCGCCAGCGGACGCTGCACTGGGACGCCCGATCCGGAGGCCTGTTCATCCGGCTGATCCAGAGGGCCGGACGAGCTTTCGCGACGACTTTTGCCAATCCCTGACTTGAAACATGACCACAGCCCACAGCCTTTGGCACCCTTCGTCGGCATCGCAGACGTCGCAGCCTTGGTCGATGACGATGTTTTTCGCATATCTCCCGCGAAGCCTTCGATGCCCACTGCTGCGGGCTCGTGGGATTCGAAGCTAGATCCAGGGATGAGCGTAATATCAAGTCCTGCCGGATTATTTGGGGTCGGGTGCCTTGTTCCTTGCCCCAGCTTCGTCGTGTAAGGCCGACCATGGATGTAAAAATGTGTTCGCGACTGGAGCGGTGACGTCGGCAGGAGGCCTTTTCTGCTCAGTACACCGATCAGGACATCGGAGGCTGATTGGCAACCATGGTCCCATGCCAAGCCGACGATATGCGTGAAGTCTTGCGCACGCGGGAAGTCCTCCGTTGGCACGCTGGCCTGTATCTCAACCGCGGGGCATGACAACTGGGCGGGCAGATCCAGGTGCCTCGAAGCGGTGCTGAACCCAGGAGATGCCGGTCGCTCAAGATGGCCGAAGGTCGGGGATGGTTCGGCGCTTGCAGACTGCGATGGCGACATCGGCTGTGTCCTCCCAAAAGGTCCCATCCCGCGCTTGGTTGAATCGAAGGCGCCCGGCAATAACCTCGAACGTCAGGCGCTGGAGCCCCGGATCGGAGACCACGCTGTGCCGAGCACTATCAGCCTCACACCTCGATCAAGGGACGGCACGGGCATCGTGGCCGGAAGGACCCTCGAATTCGTTTCAACAAGAGAGACAAGGACTTCGGATCCGTCTCGCACGCCCTCCCCACGCTCATGATCCGCGAGCTGAACGGAGTTAGACAGGAACGCGACACGATCGATTAGATAATTTCCGTGCAACGCGACCGAGTCCTGATCGCGAGTCCGCGCGGGTGTACTCTGAAACGCCAAACGCACACTTGAGCGCTACAAAATGCGAACGAACTGAACCCTTAGCGCGTCAGGTAGTCTCACAACCGCGCAGAATACAAAATACAGAAAGGAACTCGGTTGGCGCATGGGTTACAGTGCGTCCTTCAACGATCGGACATCATGTGATTGCTTGGCTTACCTACGAATCCTGCTCGTCCGGTGCGAGACGCAACAATTTTGCGGCACAGTCAACTACCAACCCGCGTAATTGATCTTGATGACAGAAACATGTCACCTTCCGCCGCTGAATATCGGCCGACCAAACGCACGAACAAGGAATCGGCATGCAAGACCAATCACAGCAATCTGTTCCCGCGAGTGGCTCCGGTCCGCGCGCTGATTCCTTACTCACTGAAATGCTGCGTGCTCAGGTCTGCTCCAGCAGCGAAGTCTCGTTCCTCATGGAAGCGCATGACGGCCTCTCCGCCGCAATCGCCAAGCGCGTGAGTTCAAGGGTCTCTGGGCGTCGGGCCTGTCAATTGCCTGCTCGTTGGGCTGCCGCGACGCCAATGAAGCGTCCTGGAGCCAACTCGCCGACGTAGAACGAGCTTCCTGTGCTTGTTGTCGGGGATGGCGGCTTCGGGCACTTCAACAATGCTCGTCTATTGGCACGCACACTCCGTCAGCGTGGCGCTGCCGGGATTGCGCTGGAAGACAGCTATTTCCCGAAGACGAACTCGCTTATTGGCGAGCGGCATCCCCTCGCCGATATCGACGAATTCTCCAGCCGCCCGCTTGCGTGCCGTGAAGGATACGGTCGCGGACGATTTGGTGCTTGTTGCCCGCATCGAAGCGTTGATTGTCGGGCATGAAATGGAAGAAGCCGTTTTGCGCACTCACGCTTGCGTGGATGCGGGAGCCAATGCGATCCTCATTCACTCGCAAAGAGCGCCGCAGACGAGATCCTTGCGTTCACGCACGCCTGCCAGAACAGGTTGCCGGTCGTGATCGTTCCAACGAAATACTATCGAACATCGGTCTCTGCTTATTGTAAAGCACGCATCGCGACGGTGATCTGGGCCAACCATTCCATGCGAGCGGCAATGCGGCAGGTCTGCGGCCGCAGCTGAGGGGAACACTGTCAGCATTGAGCCCGATATCGCGACACTCGACGAGGTCTTGAGGAACGACGAATTCGCAAGTGCAGAAGCGCGCTATCTTCGCCCTGCTGACTTAAGGCAATAGCTTCTCTAACATACTCATTCTCGAAGGACCACCGCCATGCAACTGGCTGCCTTGCCATCATGCTCAAGCGCGCTTATCAGCAAGTCGCAGGTTTTCACTCCTGAAATTGGGCATACCATCGACTGCCGCGACAGCTCATACGCGGCCGATCTGCCCATTGCCGCAATATCTCGGCCGATCTCCCCACCTCAACGACCATCCAGTCACCGACGAAGGGTCACGAGCGCATTTCTCTCTCGGAGAAACCCCAACGCGGACGATGATCCGCGCTTCCGAAGATGTAGATCCGCTTTTCACGAAGCCCGTAGACCCCACACAGCAGCAGAACAACCGACATTGTGGGACCTTTGGAGAGCGCGTGGGGTTGGCTCAGCGGACAGTCTTGTTCACATCGTCGGGCGCCGCTGCGGCGAGGACTGCCGCCAAGACCCCTCGGTCTGAGGGAGTTGCCCATCCCCTCACAGGAGCTCTGCCGGGACCAGATTAACTACCGAAATCGCGGTGACGATCCGTGTCGTTTACGCTTGGGAGTGAGGACGCGATATCAAACAACGACGAAGGGGAATGAAATGACCACCGATGCTCCGAAGAAAGCCGTCATTCTGGCCGCGGGCTTCGGCTCCCGTTTGCGGCCGCTGACCGATCTGCGGCCCAAGCCGCTTGTCGAGGTCAATGAAACGCCGATACTCCATAACGCGCTGCGAAACTTGGAAGCGGTGGCGTGGAAGAAGTCACAATTGTATGGGCTACCGCAAGGACGCTATTCAATATGCCTGCGGCAGCCGCTTTGGCGAGCTCGAAATCAACTCTGTCGAATCGTCCGGGTTCGACCGCACCGGCAGCGCCTATTCTCTTTGGCTGGCGCGCGACGCGCTTTTTTCCGGAGACTGCTTCATTGTCGAAGGGTGACGTCTTCTTTGAAGAGGATGCGTTGCGCTACCTAATGATGAGCCAAGCAACCGACGTGGCTGCAGTTGCTCCCTTCAATGAATCGATGGAAGGTTCGGCGGTCTTGTTGTCGGATAGCGGCGTCATCACGAGTTTCCGCATGAAACAGACCGCAGCTAACCTTCGCGGATGGCCCAAGACGTTTCAAGACGATGAACCTGCTACGATTGTCAGCGACGACGCTGAGAGCAACGATCGTCCCAGCGCTAGATGATCTCATCGGATCTGGAGCTACGCAGGCCTACACAGAGGCGCTCCTTGCCAGCCTGGTGGAAAGACGAGGCTTACGGATTGCAGCGTCGCGCTGCGACGGTCTCAGGTGGTACGAAATCGACAGCACCGAAGATCTGCCTATCGCGGAGCGCATCTTCACAAGAGCGCCCGCCTTCGATCGCGCCGGGCTACAGAATAGGCGGAGGGTCCAACGCCAAGATACCTTCGGTATCCAGAAAACGCCATAATGTGTTTCGGCGTGGAAGAGTGTCCGCGCCATGGTGAGGTCACTGTACCGGACCTCGTTTTCCCGGGCTTTAGGCAGGCTCCGCAGCGCTCTGGACTGCCAACCGCAGGGCACGCACTCCGGCACACCTACAAATCGCTGACGACCGCGTTGGGGGTGCCGGACATCCTCTCCAGCATCCTGCTAGGCCACGCCGTGCCCGGCATCAGCGGGTGCTATATCGGCGAGCTAGCCATGCTGCGCTCGACTGAGTGACGCGAGGCGCAAGAGAAGATCAGCGCTCACGTGTTCAAGCTTCTCGGGTTGAAGCTTCCACGGGGTAAGATGAGGGCCGCCGGCTAAGTCGGGGGCCTAAGCCGTCGTCCGTGAAGAATGCAGATCAGTCTGAGAGTCTGACTCATATGTGGAACGGCCCGGGCTGCAAGGTCTTTCTCTGATTGAACAAGGAATGGCGGTGCGGTCATATGTTCGGCCTGTAACGCGGCACCTGGCCGCTGGCCACGATGATGTCCGCGGAAGCAATCGCCCAATCAATTTTGCGCGCTCGAAGCGCAGTGAGTCAGGCGGTCTGATTGCTACCGGGAATGTCGTCATTCAGTGTTCATCCAGATTGCACCCTGCCTCCTCGGCGGCTTTCCTTTTCCGCCGATGAGCTCTTAAGATTAAGATTTCAGCATTGCGGCCGGTGCCTGATAGATGCCGCCCTTGACTAGCAACGCCCAGATGGTGCGCGCAATCTTGTTGGCTAACGCCACTGATACGACCTTGACCGGCCGGCGTTGCAGCATGGTCCGAACCCAGAGCGGGACTTTCAAGCCTCGTTTGGCAAGCTTGATGATAGAAGTTGCACCGACGATTAAGAGCGTCCGTAGTTGCCGATTTCCCCGCTTCGATATCGCGCCGAGCCTTTCTTTCCCACCGCTCGATTGTGCCCTCGGCGTCAGACCCATCCAAGCCGCAAAATCTCGTGCAGTGGCAAAGCCACGAGCATCCAAGACCGATGTCCGAACGGTAGCGGCGATGAGAGGACCAACACCGGGAATGCTCATCAGACGCCTCGCATCGGGATCCTTTCTGACGGCAACCAAAATCTCTCTATCGAGCTTCTCTATGCGGTTTGTAAGTAGCTCAATCTGTTCAGCGAAATGGATCAGGGCAAAGCGGGCGGTGGCGGGGATCCTGTCGTCTTCCCCCTCCCGGAGCAATCCCAGAAGTTTCGCGATGCTTGCCATGCCCGTCCCCGCAATAATACCCAACTCGGCCATGTGAGCGCGCAGAGCATTGGCAGTCTGGCTCCGCTGTCTGATCAGCAGCTCTCGCGCCCGCAGAATCATACCGGCGGCTTGTTGTTCGGCAGTCTTCATCGGTACGAACCGCATCGTCGGACGGGTGACAGCCTCACAAATGGCTTCTGCATCAGCCATGTCGGTCTTATTTCGTTTGACATAAGGCTTCACATAGGCCGGTGGCATCATGCGGACCGAATGCCCCAGGGCCGCGATTTCGCGCGCCCAATGATGTGCACTCGCACAAGCCTCCATGCCGACCAGGCAAGAGGAGAGCGCTCGAAAGAATGGCAGCACCTGCGATCGTCGCAACATGCGGCGAACCAATACTCTCCCGTCGTTGCCGATCCCGTGCACTTGGAAGATCGACTTAGCCAAATCCAAACCTACTGTGATAATCTTCTCCATTGGAACGGTCCTTCCCTTGTGGCGCCTCTCGAAGCGACCACGTTAGGCACTTTTGATGCCGGTTCGAAGGGCCGTTCCACACCATCAAAATTCATGACTTGATGTTGGCCGATCTGCGGCGACGAACGTGGGCTCGCGCGCGGTTCTATTTGGCGCCGCGTCCAGTCGAAGGCCTGGCAGACTTCCGGACGGACAAATAAAAGCCTTCGCGTTGATTGCTCGATCGCTGCTGCGGAAACGTCTTGCTTCGTAGCCACGAGCTTCCAGTTTCCCGGTGTCGCATCAGCCGGGAGCCCATCGGACTTCCGGACATACATATAAAGCGTCTTGTCGAGCGTGTTCTGGTAAATTTGTAGCTCGTTGCAGATCGAAATCAACATCGCCGAGGGCGACCATCCTGCACCGTTCTTGCGCGCACTATGAAGTGACTGGTGCGGACGTTCGGATTTGAACCGAAGTTTCCAGAGTGGAAGTCTGGCGCTCTACCTTTGAACTCATCCTGATCCAGCGAGTTGTCGTAAATGCGACATCGGTTTTGATGGGTAGAGGTTGCGGGCTGGCCCAAATCTACCTGTCTTGCCGCCAATACGGCAGTGCGATCGAAAAAAAAGCGCAGGCAATGCGCATTGCGGCCGCTGGCACACGTCGTGCACACACCGTGAAGCGGCGCCAGCTAAGTCGGATCATTCGCTTTAGTTGCGAGTGGCGCGCGCCTCTTGAGGTGATATGCGATATAAACTTCTTTGTTTTGTAGCCGCAACAGCCTCGCTCGTTGCAAGCGGCGCCGCTCATTCGGCCGATCTCGGAGTCACAGTGAAGGCGCCGCCGGCTCTATGGAGGTGGACCGGCGGATACATAGGAGGGTCCTTCGGCGGGGGCTACGGCCGGACATCGTTCACTGACCCCTATGGCCCCTTGATTTTCGGTGACGTAGTCGACACCCCTCTGTTCGTGGCCGGAAGTCAGATTGGCTACAATTGGCAGAGGGAGCGCTGGGTTTTTGGCCTCGAATTGGATAGCAGTGGCGCAATCTCCGAGGGTACAAACACCTGTCTTGCCGTCTCCGGCATCATCGTGAGCGCAAACTGCAAAGCAGGTCCAGACGTCTTTGCGACCGGGACCGGTCGGCTGGGTTATGCCTTTGGCCCGCAACGGCCGCACACTAGCCTATCTCAGGCTAGGCGTGGCATGGCAGCACAATCGCGGCGATATCGTCAATAACAACGAACCTGGCGAGGCGCCACAGAATGCCACACATTTCGATGACAGTCGTTTCGGTGGCACAATCGGCGCAGGCATCGAGCAAGCGCTCACGCCAGAATGGTCCGTCAAATTCGAGTACGACTATCTGAGGTTCGGCGGACCAAGTGTGGCGACCCCTCCAACACACAATATCCGCCCTCTTTGGTGGTCTCAGCTTAATATCACTAGCCTGTCCAGCAGCTATCACGTCGGTAAGGTTGGTCTGAACCGGGGACGCCGGAATGGTCCGATCCACCGCTCTACGGGACAAAGCCGGCCGTTAGCGTTCGCGGTTTTGTTTCGCTTACAGGCACTCCGTCGATCCTGACGTCTCCGACGTCAGGATCGACGGACGATTGATGGTCAATAGCGTGGTCTTGTCAGGTCCCGAGCCACCCTACGAGCGCGATCAATGAAGCTTGCCGCACTTCGAGCGATACGTTGGAAACGGCAACACGCCGCACTCGATCCTAGAAATCTGACGCAGCGTCGATCTCGACGTACGGCACGGCAACACATGGATTTGCAGTCGGTGAAGTCGTCATAGCCAAGGCTTCTCTGTAAGACTACCGACCTGACAGAAAGGAATCATTCCGGAAGTCAGGCATGATCCACTTCGGTGCACAGTTCCCCGGGGCACACCCACAGCTATCCTCGGAAAAGGAACCCGTCACGGCTCCAACGCAACCTGCAAGCCCGCGTTGCCTCCAATATGCACATAACGGGGCCCGATAGGCCGACCCCTGCCGCTGGCGACGGTGACAATGTTTTCCAGAGGGGTGGCGCGCGCATCTATCTCAGGGCGGGACAAGAGCAAATCGGCGTGAAGCAGCCCTTCCGATTCAAGACCGGTAGTATCGACGCCAAGAGCCGCCAAGGTGGCCAAACAACTTTCAAACTCTTCAGCATCGCGAAAGCGACGTTGGATAAATGTCGCGCCGGTAAGACGTTCCGTTACAAGGCCACGCTTCGCGAGCGTTGCAGCCAGAGAATCAAATGGGAACATTCGTAGCACGAATGAGATAATCCATGGACGCTTCTCTGTCGCGTCGAGAATTTTGCTGAACGTCTTCTCGGTAACGTAGCCGATGCACCCCGTCGACATGATAACGTCAGTGGGGCGGATGATAAGCGCGCTGTCCGTCGATAGCGTCTCCTTTTCAAGATCAGCGACAATACCCTGCTCAAGGAGACCGACACCTGTTGCATAGCTGATCGCCGGTGCCGATACATCGAGACCGATAAATCGCGCCAGTCCGACATCGGGCCAAGACGCATAGAAACTGCGATCAAGACGCACCAGTGTCTCAGAGCTGATTGCCCTCATCTCGCGCCGAGCGTAGCGATGACGCAAGCCCCCGAACGTCAATGGAAACCGATGCACCGCAGCGTTGATGCCGTATGAACAGCCAATGTCAAGCACGGTCGGCTTAACGCCAGTTGCCGTTACGTTCGCCGCGAGAATCTGGCGCACAACCGGCTCAGCCACGTCCGGGATCATGTAATCCAGGTCTCCCAGCACGGTGAAATATGCCCTGGGATCATCCGAAGCATAAATATCATCGAAGACAGCCTTAGACCGATTGATACGCGGAAAATCTATTCGCAACCCGATGCCTCCTATTTCGTTTTGCAAGCCAGTCGACGGCTGTGCCTTCAAGCGACTCGGTGCCTTGTCGCAGAGATTGGCCGACGCATAAACCCCACCGTTTTTTCAATCGCGCTTCGTGAAGCAGGGGGGCTGAGAGTATGTATGAGAGGATGGAGCGACGCTCTAAAGGCCGCGAGGTTCTTCAGCATCCAAGTTGTGACGTTGATGGCTTCTTGAGTGTCGATCGGCAGCGATCGCAATGACCACACGTTGATGGCACGATGATGGCCGGAGTGAGCACAGAGCGATGCGCTGCCTCGTTCGATCCTGTCGATTGCCATCGTCTCGATCGTTGGGTATAGGCAAGCGCCGAATAAGGCGAGAATGGCGCACCTTTCGTATAGCGTGTTCCAAGCGTTGTGCTCATTGTCAGCCCGATAGGCGGCAGCCATCACATCGTAATCGATCGCTTCACTACCGTTTCCTTGAACGGCGATTTAAAATGCGAGGACTTTTGCTTCCTCATTCGCGCCCAGAGGCTCGATGGACTGCTCCGCATTGGTGATCGGCCCCCTTCAGTCGGGCTCCTCGGTCACGGCGATCCTTGCCACGTGCGCGTAAACGCCAACTCGGCGTCGTTCTCGATCATATGATCGAGCAACGTCTTCATGTCACTTTGATCGGAAGCCGACTGAAACGGCCCAGGCTGACGCTCGATCGCAGCACCGCGATCGCGAACGCTTTTTTTCACCAGATGCAGATCGCGTCCTGTGAACGCCGCCACGCCGGCCTCCTTAACCGTACATCGATTCACAATCCATTCTAGCCGATCAGCCATACCGCACCGTAACGGCAACGATGTTCCGGCTGAGAGCCGCGCAGCCCTGACAACCTGACTCCTGTCTGGCGGGCACCGCCCCGCTGCCCTTGGCGCTGATCCTTGATCCGGCGCAGGCCTGACGCCAGCAACCCGCAAAGGGGTCGGCTTACGCGGAAGCGTGCCGCCGCTTTGTCTTCGCCTGCGCGGTGATTGCGGCCCACGCCCGGACACGTCGGGCGCCTGTCGCGCGGGGATGAGCCCCGCCTCAGAACAGATGGCGATAGCTTCACCACCTGGCAGACAGTTTTCGCGGTCGTCGGCGCCATCGCCGTCAGCATATCGCCTTCGTCCGCTTAACCAGTATAGCCGCACCTAGAGCAGCCAAAGAGCGCTTGGCGAGGGGCTGACATCGGCACGTCCATTGGGATGCACCCGGAGCGGGCATTTAGAATGCCCGCCCTTATCATCGAACCTGGGCTCCGATCGACCAGCGCCGAGGCGCGGCCCGTCATCGTCGGGTGAGCGGGTTAGGGCGCTATCGCCGATCGAACCTCTGAGACGTGCCGTCTTCGGCTCAGAGGCCGATTAAGTTGATGATTGCCAGCTAGTGTCCTGAACCAGAAGTTCGCGACATCGGGTCGTGTTTTGCCGGGGCATTGTACCGGCAGAAGCGTTCGATGGAAGCAAGGATGTCATCG
It includes:
- a CDS encoding class I SAM-dependent methyltransferase translates to MDFPRINRSKAVFDDIYASDDPRAYFTVLGDLDYMIPDVAEPVVRQILAANVTATGVKPTVLDIGCSYGINAAVHRFPLTFGGLRHRYARREMRAISSETLVRLDRSFYASWPDVGLARFIGLDVSAPAISYATGVGLLEQGIVADLEKETLSTDSALIIRPTDVIMSTGCIGYVTEKTFSKILDATEKRPWIISFVLRMFPFDSLAATLAKRGLVTERLTGATFIQRRFRDAEEFESCLATLAALGVDTTGLESEGLLHADLLLSRPEIDARATPLENIVTVASGRGRPIGPRYVHIGGNAGLQVALEP
- a CDS encoding IS110 family transposase; this translates as MEKIITVGLDLAKSIFQVHGIGNDGRVLVRRMLRRSQVLPFFRALSSCLVGMEACASAHHWAREIAALGHSVRMMPPAYVKPYVKRNKTDMADAEAICEAVTRPTMRFVPMKTAEQQAAGMILRARELLIRQRSQTANALRAHMAELGIIAGTGMASIAKLLGLLREGEDDRIPATARFALIHFAEQIELLTNRIEKLDREILVAVRKDPDARRLMSIPGVGPLIAATVRTSVLDARGFATARDFAAWMGLTPRAQSSGGKERLGAISKRGNRQLRTLLIVGATSIIKLAKRGLKVPLWVRTMLQRRPVKVVSVALANKIARTIWALLVKGGIYQAPAAMLKS
- a CDS encoding outer membrane protein — encoded protein: MPLARNGRTLAYLRLGVAWQHNRGDIVNNNEPGEAPQNATHFDDSRFGGTIGAGIEQALTPEWSVKFEYDYLRFGGPSVATPPTHNIRPLWWSQLNITSLSSSYHVGKVGLNRGRRNGPIHRSTGQSRPLAFAVLFRLQALRRS